The genome window GGACGTTATCATTACTGCACAATATCCCTCTGGTAGGGGTCAACCATTGTGTTGGACGTGAGTCGTTCCATCATTAACCTGGCCTGAACTGGTTCTCACACTTGTCATCGTATTGGCGGCTTCAATAGACATCGAGATGGGTCGTCAAATCACTTCATCCCACAACCCTATTGTCCTCTATGTATCTGGAGGCAATACTCAGGTCATCGCTTATTCACAACAACGTTACCGTATATTCGGAGAGACTCTGGACATAGCCATCGGCAACTGTCTAGACAGATTTGCGAGAGTCATAGGATTGAGAAACGATCCCAGTCCGGGATACAACAttgagatcgaagcgaagaagtgagtgggCGTTCGAAAGAGGTCTCCCATCAAAGTTGCAAGAGATGAAGAGTGAGGTTTTGTGGAAACGCTTACCAAAAAATCAATGAACAGAGGTACACGACTCGTCGCCCTTCCCTACGGTACCAAAGGGATGGACGTCTCTCTCGCCGGGATTCTCCATGCCGTCGAAACATATACCAGGGACAAACGATATAGATCATGGGATCAAATACCCACCGGGTCGTCAcctgaagaggaggatatcATCACACCCCACGATTTGTGTTATTCTCTACAAGAAACGACTTTTGCAATGTTGGTGGAGATCACGGAGAGGGCGATGGCACATGTCGGTGCGAGGGACGTGTTGATTGTAGGCGGGGTAGGATGTGAGTTCACGTTGAAAGCGAGTGGGTAAGGCTCACTCCTTGACTTTGTTGGCGTTGTGTATAGGTAATTTGAGATTGCAGCAGATGATGGGCATAATGGCGTCAGAACGAAGTGGTAGAGTGTTCGCTACCGACGAGAGGTCAGTCCATCCAACAGATACGGTCCCTGTTCCTCGTTTTGCACACTTCGGTCAACGTGAGCTCCGTAGCTGACAATCTCGTGCCATGACAGTTTCTGCATTGATAACGGGATCATGATTGCTCAAGCTGGTTTGCTATCGTATCGTATGGGTCAAACAACACCTATAGAGAAGACGGGCGTAACACAGAGGTATGTGCAGGATGTCTGTCTTTTCCTGTCCACTTGCCTCCTTCTCACAAAGTACCTTCAGATATCGTACCGATGCAGTGCACGTCACATGGCGAGCATGAATTAGATGGCCCTCTCGCAAGTTGTATCGCTGTCCTAAGCCGATCGCATAATGGCCAGAGACCAAAACGCGTCTATCGAAGGAATGCattttctcttcctttttGAATCTTTTGTCTTGCCGATTGATTGCTCGGCACTATAATGAATACACTACAAGGATTGATTGTTGTCGGGTCCACAATTGATGCTGCTGCGCTTATGATAAATGGATGAGGAGTAAAAGTCTTGCAAAAAGTGGCTAAACGATGAGAACGGTTTACAGAAGACAGCAGAAAACAAAGATGAAAAGAATGGAATGGCTAATAAATTGATATATGCGCGGCTTAGAAGCCGATCTCTGCGAATGAAAACATATTAGCGGTTGCGCTAGGTCACGGTCGTCCACTTTCAGCTCACTCTTGAAGATGACATCTAAGCTCGATAGTGATACAGGTTTAACAAGGCTGCAGGTAAGTAAATTCAAGTCAGCCGTCGTGCTCTGTTTTGGTCTGACTCCCTGTGCGTCCGCCGTATCACAGGACCAGGTCGCCCAACATGAAGAGGCTAAGGCAAGTATGAATAGCACTCACTATCCGTCAACGCCACTCCCAAACGCCTCCCGTTTATCGTCCTGAGTCGCCAGTCCCGTCAACGCGAATATCTTCACTCTAGCCTGGACGACCTTTGTAGGGGGTAGTGAGACGGGTCGACCTGGTGGTGGAACGATTGGTATTTCTAAAGGGTTATGTCTACGTGCCGCTTCAATCTTGCGTATTTCCCGAGTCGCCTGGTGACCGTTCATCACCGGCATGGAGATGTCCATGAGTATCACACTGACAGTGGGGTCAGCGATCGTCTCGATGCAGCCGACCTCTTACTCACTCCCAGTAATTCGTTGGGGTCGATTCAAACATCTCCACGCCTGCTTGTCCGTCAACGGCCTCAGCGTGTTCGAAGCCCTTCGAAACTGTCAGCACCAATCTTAAATGAAGGCATAgctactcaccttcttcttcaaaaAAGCTGCCAAAACTCTCCGGTTGATCATGTTATCTTCGACAACCATGACCCTTCCtacccttcctctcctcggcGTATCCACAGGCACGGTAGCAGCTTTCAACATGACTCCCCCGTCTGCTAAAGAGATTGTCGAGATTGTCGAAGTGGGAGAGCCAGAGCCTTGTTGAGGTGACGACTGTGCCGTGCCATCGCTGGCAGTGGATGGCACTCTCCTCGGAGCATGATAAGTGATACCTCTGGGGGCCATACTGGGCCTAGTCGCAACCTGCTCATTCTCCTCAGACCGTCTCCGTTGTAATGGTAGTCTCTGGTCATATTGTTGTGGAGTGAAACGGTTACTTGACAACTCGCTGATGGTAGAAGCAGATTCTTGGCTGGCCCCCGACGATCCTCGTGAGATTGCAGGTCTATTAGGGGACGATCTGTCATCATCCGCACCCTCTATCCAGTCCACCGCGGCGCTGAGGGCATGGCTGAAGCCAGACGGAGTAACCGGTTTATACAGAACTTGACAGAAACCTCCATTTCGATTGACCGACTCGGCAATGTGGTTCGCGTCAAAGCTTCTGACAGCCACAATGAAGATGATTGGCTTCTTGCCTCGCTTGTACTCATTGAATATCTGCTCGTCCTCGTTGATAACAACGATATCGGCTTGTCCCTTGATGTCAAATTGCATCTGAGAAGCATATCGAGACAGCACTTCACGGCTGAGTCGGTGTCCTTGATGCTCCGGGTTGAAACCAAGAAAGGAGACAGAGGTGTTCTGCGCGGAGTGAGTTCCGGTAGACTGGTTCGATGATGTCTCTTCGTCTGCCTCAAgaacctccacctcgaagCTGACTTTGATTTCGGTACCCATCCCTTCAGCCGACCACACATCGACTTTGCCGTTCACCGAATCGGACCGGACGATGGAGTTCACGATGGCGAGGCCAAGACCAGTACCGGTCTGCAGCGGATTCTCCTGAGAGAAAGGGTGGAACAGCTGTTCTTTGAGGAAATCCTTACCAATTCCCTTACCCGTATCGATGACCGTCATTTCCACCGGGATGGTCTTGGAAGACGGATCGTGAGGCATCTCGCGGAGTGTGACTTGAACGTATCCGTCCTTCGTGAATTTGAAAGAGTTGCCGACTAGATTCATCAATACACGTCGAAGACCGCCTTTCTCGCATCGCACGTTCCAGCCCTTTTCTCTCcgatcgatatcgataATTGTTTCCACTTGGGAAAGCTTCTCTCCGACTGTTGCCCGCTGCGATTTTGGGATTAGGCCAGTGGATGACGGAGGCGCATAAAAGCTTCCGATATCCGCATCACCCATAAAACTTCTCGCTCGTTGACCGATCCAGCAACCCTCAACAGTTTCTTCGACCAATGCAGCGAGGTTGACCTTGCCAGTTTTGACTGCTGACTGATTGGAAGTGCCGGAACCGCTGAGTTTAGTGAAATCCAGAACGTGATTGACCGTCTCGATAAGCGAATTACCACATGTTTGTACTGTTTTGAGAAAGGATAGCTGGTTGGAGTCGAGTTCAGTGTCGCTGAGCAGTTCGGCTGCGGCGAGGATTCCATGTAGCGGTGTACGCAATTCGTGACtgacagaggagatgaggatagACTTGGTTTTGTCGGCCAAAACCATTCGACGTCGAAGCACTGCGGACAAAATGATCACGCCAATGGCGCGGAGGAATTGTAGCTCATAACCTTCAAGGAATTGCTTCGCCTTGTTCGTGGTATATGCGCAGATCATAGCGAACGGTTGTTGATCGAGGCCATACACCGGCACCACCATGCCATATCGGAAGCCTTGAGGGAACATGTAACGAATCCACAAAGGTGCCACCATCTCGAATATACGTCCATCCCTGTGGTCTCTCAAAAACTCAGCGAACTTTTCGTGCTCGTAGCCGTTGAGAGCACGGGAGGAGACGGTGGCCGGAGTTGCCGCCAATACGGGGAACGCGGGGACGGGTCCGAAGGAGTCGCTTCGCTCAAGGACAGGAGATGCCTGATCTTGACCGTAGGGATCGGCACGATAGACCGTTTGCCTCCCTTGCGGCGTCTCCACTTGAGTCATCTCGATCTGTCCAATGTCAAGTATGAAGCACccgtcgaggtcgagtgTTGAGCGGACCAAAGATGCTGCCCGTGTGTACACCTGATCCATTCTCGCCGCTGCTTCGGCGTTGGATACGGACGAATTTGCGTCCATCTCCAAGCACTCTCGAGTAAATTTCTCCATCGATGTCTGTATTCTGTCGCGAACACGGAGTTGAAGCTGTCGTCAGCGCAGTCGAACAAAGCATGCTCACCTTATCTCTCCAAagctccatctccctcatgGCAACAGCAGCAAACTCTTTCAAGATCAGCCGTGACCGAGGAGGGAACTCGGCACGAGGCTTGTCATCTATGATGCACAACGATCCAATGTTGTGGCCCTCGGCTGTCCGTAAGGGGGCACCAGCATAGAATCGGATATGGGGTGGTCCAACGACTTGAGGATTCTTCTCAAAACGCCAATCCAATTTGGCATCGAGCACGACAAAGGGTTCATCGGATCTACTCGTTAGCCTTGTTATTTCTCCATTTACTCACCTGGCCAAAACCGAATGGCTGCAAAAGCTAGATATCCTCGCAGTTTCTTCTACACCCAGCCCACTTTGCACCTTATGCCATTGTGTATCGCTGTCAATCAACGCGATGAGAACGATCTTCGGGTTAAATACAAGCTTCGCCATATGCGCTATCCGGTCGAAATTCAGATCCGAAGCAGTGTGGAGGATATTGAATCGATATAAAGCCCGCCGCCGCGCCACTTCATCGGGTGGAACGGGTGCAGCCAACCAACCGACTTTTTCGAACAAAGCGCCCACGTCCTGGGGGTAGGCCAAAGCTGGTAACGATTCTGTCCATGGAGGAGACGATTTGGGCTCGGGTGTTTTTGACGCATTCATCGGTGTCGAGTCCGCAGCTGAGGCAGAACTGACGGCGGACGACCCCGTATCGCGGGGAGAAGCTGTACCAAAGTAGTCACCCGTGGACTCTACCTCAACGGTTTTCTCGATAGGAGCGGAAGCAGGCGGAATCTTGGAGTGAGGTACGACACCATGCCGTACGCTGGGTGATGGCTTGAGCTGTTCGGTCGGTGTAGTGACAGGAGAAGCTTGGATTGTGGGCAGTTTTAAGCCGTATGCGTTCGTGCCAGGAGCACTCGACATGCTGCGATGTAAAGAATACCTCGATGTTCCAGGATCTGAGCTTGCACTGTCTCGCATGGCATCCGAGCCCGATGACACTACACCCGACATTGGATCGGTGAGCTCTCGCTCAGGACTAGGCATCGATAGGGGAGCGAAGTCATGATCGCGAAGAGAACCGGACGCCATTCGAACTGTCGCCGCAGCGAGTGAGTAAGACGGAAGGGCTAATTTGTCcggtcgaggaggttggAACCGATTAGGCAGGTGCTCCAGCTCGAATGCTTTCCGTCTCGCCGCAAGAGACGGAGCAGCTCTGGGGACAGAGGCCGCCGATG of Kwoniella newhampshirensis strain CBS 13917 chromosome 3, whole genome shotgun sequence contains these proteins:
- a CDS encoding tRNA N6-adenosine threonylcarbamoyltransferase; the protein is MTQASSSKKKISPLPKPSRRLLCLGVEGSANKLGCGIISHSPSSTPGAATSVTVLSNVRHTYITPPGEGFLPSDTARHHREWVVKVIEEAVKKAGVRMGDLDVIAFTKGPGMGTPLQVGALVARTLSLLHNIPLVGVNHCVGHIEMGRQITSSHNPIVLYVSGGNTQVIAYSQQRYRIFGETLDIAIGNCLDRFARVIGLRNDPSPGYNIEIEAKKGTRLVALPYGTKGMDVSLAGILHAVETYTRDKRYRSWDQIPTGSSPEEEDIITPHDLCYSLQETTFAMLVEITERAMAHVGARDVLIVGGVGCNLRLQQMMGIMASERSGRVFATDESFCIDNGIMIAQAGLLSYRMGQTTPIEKTGVTQRYRTDAVHVTWRA